The proteins below come from a single Ptychodera flava strain L36383 chromosome 6, AS_Pfla_20210202, whole genome shotgun sequence genomic window:
- the LOC139134224 gene encoding uncharacterized protein, protein MGLQQHVHGSTHIKGHTLDLLITRSADQFLHSIRIDNSLISDHSLVHFSMKVQRPPNSKVTTSRRNYRKMDINDFQVKLAAKFSDYPFDSNPEILSNFFHATATDVLDDVVPVTTKVIINKVRAPWYTEELLLHRKNLRRLEMKWRNTQLEIDRQIFISVRSEYFRRCDDVKSSYHQRRIQEADSRKLFRIVGELSNANASNTNALPNNIPLTDLPSEFLIYFESKVAKLRNGLLVQQVDSHDILPPHVFTDFHPVTADQVQTVIKRSSTKSCDLDVLPSDIIKKSVNTLTPFLVDFFNCSLRTGIVPTHFKSAIIRPLLKKPDLDKNMLKSYRPVSNLTFFQKFLKELLHSNYIAILPG, encoded by the coding sequence ATGGGATTGCAGCAGCATGTGCATGGTTCAACACACATCAAAGGACACACTCTCGACTTACTTATCACAAGATCAGCTGACCAGTTTTTACATTCTATCAGAATCGACAATTCTCTCATCTCCGATCACAGCCTTGTCCATTTCAGCATGAAAGTACAGCGTCCACCGAACTCCAAAGTCACTACTTCTCGCCGGAACTATCGGAAGATGGATATCAATGATTTTCAAGTCAAGCTGGCAGCCAAATTCTCTGATTACCCGTTCGACTCCAATcctgaaatattatcaaattttttcCACGCGACTGCTACGGACGTGTTAGATGATGTTGTTCCTGTTACTACCAAAGTTATAATCAATAAAGTCCGTGCACCTTGGTACACCGAGGAACTCCTACTACACAGGAAAAATCTACGGCGTCTAGAAATGAAATGGCGAAATACACAGCTTGAGATAGATCGACAAATTTTCATCTCCGTGCGATCTGAATACTTTCGTCGCTGTGATGACGTGAAATCCAGTTACCATCAACGTCGTATCCAAGAGGCGGACTCTAGGAAACTATTTAGAATAGTTGGCGAACTTTCAAACGCGAATGCAAGTAACACTAATGCATTGCCAAACAACATACCTCTCACGGACTTGCCATCCGAATTTCTCATCTACTTCGAATCCAAGGTAGCGAAGCTCCGAAACGGACTTTTAGTTCAACAGGTCGACTCCCATGATATCCTACCACCCCATGTATTCACTGACTTCCATCCGGTTACAGCCGATCAGGTACAGACAGTCATAAAACGATCCTCCACGAAGTCTTGTGACCTTGATGTCTTACCATCGGACATTATCAAGAAATCTGTCAACACCCTCACACCTTTCTTAGTTGACTTTTTTAATTGCTCGCTCCGGACAGGCATTGTCCCAACTCACTTCAAATCCGCCATTATTCGGCCACTCCTGAAAAAACCGGACCTGGACAAAAACATGCTGAAGAGCTATAGACCGGTGTCTAATCTTACATTCTTTCAAAAGTTCTTGAAAGAATTGTTGCACAGCAACTACATAGCCATCTTACCAGGTTAG
- the LOC139134223 gene encoding uncharacterized protein: protein MSLKVIQKPNRKQQTGRKGKTTSNAGHQNGQTTDNTGPQNGQTTDNAIRQNGQTTDNAIRQNGQTIDNTGPQDGQTTDNAVQQNGQTTDNAIRQNGQTTDNAIRQNGQTTDNAIRQNGQTTDNTGPQDGQTTDNAVHQNGQTTDNAIRQNGQTTDDAIRQNGQTTNDAINQNGYTRDNTGPRNGQTTDGDLHQNGQTTYNAIRQNGQTTDDAINQNGYTRDNTGPQNGQTTDDDVHRMARPQIILDLRMARPQIMIYTRMARPQMML, encoded by the coding sequence atgtctTTAAAGGTTATACAAAAACCTAACCGTAAACAGCAAACAGGGCGGAAAGGCAAGACCACAAGTAATGCTGGACACCAAAACGGCCAGACAACAGATAATACTGGACCCCAGAATGGCCAGACCACAGATAATGCTATACGCCAGAATGGCCAGACCACAGATAATGCTATACGCCAGAATGGCCAGACCATAGATAATACTGGACCCCAGGATGGCCAGACCACAGATAACGCTGTACAACAGAATGGCCAGACCACAGATAATGCTATACGCCAGAATGGCCAGACCACAGATAATGCTATACGCCAGAATGGCCAGACCACAGATAATGCTATACGCCAGAATGGCCAGACCACAGATAATACTGGACCCCAGGATGGCCAGACCACAGATAATGCTGTACACCAGAATGGCCAGACCACAGATAATGCTATACGCCAGAATGGCCAGACCACTGATGATGCTATACGTCAGAATGGCCAGACCACAAATGATGCTATAAACCAGAATGGCTACACCAGAGATAATACTGGACCCCGGAATGGCCAGACCACAGATGGTGATTTACACCAGAATGGCCAGACCACATATAATGCTATACGTCAGAATGGCCAGACCACAGATGATGCTATAAACCAGAATGGCTACACCAGAGATAATACTGGACCCCAGAATGGCCAGACCACAGATGATGATGTACACAGAATGGCCAGACCACAGATTATACTGGACCTCAGAATGGCCAGACCACAGATAATGATATACACCAGAATGGCCAGACCACAGATGATGCTATAA